Genomic segment of Pseudomonas sp. DY-1:
AGGGCCTGCCCACGCCCCTGTTCGTCGAGCATCCGCTGACTGGCGAGAAGCTCCCGGTCTGGGTTGCCAACTACGTCCTGATGAACTACGGCGAAGGCGCCGTGATGGCCGTACCGGCCCACGATGAGCGCGATTTCGCCTTCGCGCACAAGTACAACCTGCCGATCAAATCGGTAGTTCGCACATCTTCCGGCGACGAAAACCCGGCCCCGTGGCAAGACGCCTATGGCGAGCATGGCCAACTGATCAACTCCGGCGAGTTCGACGGCCTGGACTACCAAGGCGCCTTCGACGCCATCGAAGTTGCCCTGCAGAAGAAAGGCCTGGGCCAGGCCCGCACCCAGTTCCGCCTGCGCGACTGGGGCATCAGCCGTCAGCGCTACTGGGGCTGCCCGATCCCGATCATCCATTGCCCGAGCTGTGGCGACGTTCCAGTGCCGGAAGACCAACTGCCGGTCGTCCTTCCCGAAGACGTGGTACCGGACGGCGCTGGCAGCCCGCTGGCGAAGATGCCCGAGTTCTACGCGTGCAGCTGCCCCAAATGCGGCACTGCGGCCAAGCGCGAAACGGACACCATGGACACCTTCGTGGAAAGCTCCTGGTACTTCGCCCGCTATGCCTCCCCGAACTACGACAAAGGCATGGTCGACCCGGCCGCAGCCAACCACTGGCTGCCGGTGGACCAGTACATCGGCGGCATCGAACACGCCATCCTGCACCTGCTCTACGCACGCTTCTTCCACAAGCTGATGCGTGACCAAGGCCTGGTCAGCTCCGACGAGCCGTTCAAGAACCTGCTCACCCAGGGCATGGTCGTCGCAGAAACCTACTATCGCGTTGCAGCCAATGGCGGCAAGGACTGGTTTAACCCGGCTGATGTCGAAGTCGAGCGCGACGCCAAGGCCAAGATCATCGGCGCCCGCTTGAAAACCGACGGCCTGCCGGTGGAAATCGGCGGCACCGAGAAGATGTCCAAGTCGAAGAACAACGGCGTGGACCCGCAGGCAATGATCGATGCTTACGGCGCCGACACCTGCCGCCTGTTCATGATGTTCGCCTCGCCGCCGGACATGAGCCTGGAATGGTCCGACTCCGGCGTCGAAGGCGCCAGCCGCTTCCTGCGTCGCGTCTGGCGACTGGCCCAGTCCCACGTCGCTGCCGGCCTGCCGTCCGCGCTGGATCGCAGCGTCCTGAACGATGAGCAGAAAGGCGTGCATCGCGCCATCCACCTGGCCATCAAGCAGGCCAGCCAGGATATTGGCCAGCACCACAAATTCAACACCGCCATCGCCGCCGTGATGACCCTGATGAACGTCCTGGAAAAGGCTCCCCAGGCCAGCGCCGAAGACCGCGCCCTGCTGCAGGAGGGCCTGGAAACCATCGCCCTGCTGCTGGCGCCCATCACTCCGCATATCAGCCACGAGCTCTGGCGCGAACTGGGCCACACCGGTGCAGTCATCGACGCCGCCTGGCCAACCGTGGACGAAGCCGCCCTGGTGCAGGACAGCCTGCAACTGGTGGTACAGGTCAACGGCAAGCTGCGCGGCCATATCGAAGTGCCGGCAGACGCCAGCCGCGAAGCGGTTGAAGCCGCCGCGCGCGCCAACGAGAACGTGCTGCGCTTCACCGACGGCCTCACCATCCGCAAGGTCATCGTGGTGCCTGGCAAACTGGTCAATATCGTCGCCAACTGATCGAAGCCGGCGCCCTCCTCCGGGAGTGGTGCCGGACTGCTCGCAAGGGGAAAGCAAGAAATGAAGAAACGGAATCTGCTGGTCCTGGGCCTTACCGTGCTGCTGAGTGCGTGCGGTTTTCAACTGCGCGGCACAGGCGACGCCAAGTTCGCCCTGGACGAACTGGACGTAACCGCTCGCAACCAATACGGCCAGACCATCAAGGAAATGCGTGAGGCGCTGGAAAACAACGGCGTGAACGTCCACGCCGGTGCTCCCTACACTCTGGTGCTGGCCCGCGAAGACGAGACCCAGCGCACCGCCACCTACACCTCTGGCGCGCGCAGTGCAGAGTACGAACTGACCAAGACCCTGCAGTACGAAATTCGCGGCAACAACGACCTGCTGCTGATGAACGACAAGCTGACCGTACAAAAGTACTACGTATTCGACAGCAACAACCTGATCGGCTCCGACCAGGAAGCCGCCCAGCTGCGTGTGGAAATGCGCCAGGAAATGATTCAGCAGATGCTCATGCGCCTGCAGTTGATCACCCCGGCTCAACTCGACCAGCTGCAGCAGACTGCAGAAGCCAAGGCCCAGGCCGAAGCGGAAGCAATGGAAGCCGCACGCCAGGCCGAGAAGGCCCGGCAACCGCAGCAATCTCCGCTGCAACTGCCCATCCAGTGAGTAAATGGGGCCGCATAGCGGCCCCAGTCATTTGCGCCTATGAAACTCAATCCCGCACAACTGGGCAAACACCTGCAGGGCCAACTGGCGCCTGTTTACGTCGTCAGCGGCGATGAGCCGCTGCTCTGCCAGGAGGCCTGCGACGCGATCCGCGCCAGCGTCCGTGCGCAGGATTTCAGCGAGCGCCAGGTGTTCAACGCCGAGGCGAACTTTGACTGGGGCCTGCTGCTCGAAGCCGGCGCCAGCCTGTCGCTGTTCGCCGAGAAACGCCTGCTGGAATTGCGCCTTCCCTCAGGCAAGCCGGGAGACAAGGGCGCTTCTGCGCTTCTGGAATACCTCTCCCGCCCGCCGGAAGACACCGTGCTGCTGCTCAGTCTGCCCAAACTCGACGGCAGCACTCAGAAGACCAAATGGGCCAAGGCCCTGATCGACGGCCCCGACGCCCAGTTCATCCAGATCTGGCCTATCGAGGCCCACAACCTGCCGCAGTGGATACGCCAACGCCTATCCCAGGCCGGTCTGGCCGCCAACCAGGAAGCGGTCGACCTGATCGCCGCACGGGTAGAGGGCAACCTGTTGGCCGCCGCCCAGGAGATCGAAAAACTCAAACTGTTGGCCGACGGTGGCCAGGTGGATGCCGCCACGGTCCAGGCCGCGGTAGCTGACAGCGCCCGTTTCGATGTTTTTGGCCTGATCGACGCAGCCCTCAACGGCGAGCCCGCCCACACCCTACGTTCGCTGGAAGGCCTGCGCGGCGAAGGCGTAGAGCCTCCGGTGATACTCTGGGCGCTCGCGCGGGAACTGCGCCTGCTGGGTGGACTGGCCCAGCAATACAGCCAGGGCGTGCCGCTGGAGAAAGCCTTTGCCGCTGCCCGGCCGCCGGTCTGGGATAAGCGCCGCCCATTGGTCACCCGCGCCCTGCAACGTCACCCGGCATCACGCTGGAACCAGTTGCTGCAGGATGCCCAACGCATCGACGCGCAGATCAAGGGGCAGGCTCCGGGCGATCCCTGGAACGGTCTCGCTCGACTTGCTCTGCTGCTGGCCGGCCAACGCCTGCCGCTGGCGGCCGAATAGCTGGACATTTTCTGACCAGCAGCCGATGATGCGCGCGCCCGCACTGATGCGTGCCCCATCGAGGATCGGCCATGGCCAAGAAACGCAAGCCAGGCGCACCTGACCGCGCCAAATCCCTGGTAGCCCAGCCACTCTTCCGCTGCCGCCAGGAAAAGCCCATGAAAGGCAAAGGAAGTTACCGCCGCGAAGCCTCCCAGGATTGGGAGGCTTCGTCGCTTATAGCGGTCTGAAAAGGCTCGGACATGTTAAGGTCGCGGCTTGATTCGTCTGCCTCGAGACTTGCGTATGTTCGATGCCCCCGTCCCCGGCCTGATGTTCCGCAGCCTGGCCGTGGCTTCTGCCCTCACCCTGCTCAGCTCCTGCGCCGATGCACCGGCCCAGAAATCCGCTACTACGCCCCTGCCCCAGGCGAGCCAGCCTGCCAGCAAACCCGCCGCAACGCCCGCACAGATTCCGGTGCAAATGCCCGCCATCAGCTTCAACGCGTGGCGCGACGGCTTCCGCCGCCAGGCCTTGGCCCAAGGCATTGATGCCAGCACCTTCGACCGAGCCTTTGCCGGTATTACCCCGGACCCGAGCGTAATCACCGCTGACCGCAGCCAGCCCGAATTCACACGGCCGGTCTGGGAGTATCTGGAAGGCGCCATCTCTCCCTATCGCGTGCGCAAGGGACAGGCACTGATTACCGAGCACGCTGCGACGCTGGACGCCATCGAGCAACGATTCGGCGTGGATCGCGAGCCATTGGTGGCCATCTGGGGCATGGAAAGCAGCTTTGGCCAGTTCATGGGCGACAAGTCGGTGATCCGCTCCCTGGCCACCCTGGCCTACGAAGGCCGTCGTCCCGAATTCGCCCACGCGCAACTGCTGGCTGCCCTGCAGATCCTCCAACACGGCGACATTCAGCCCGGCAGCATGCTTGGGTCCTGGGCCGGCGCCATGGGTCAGACCCAGTTCATCCCGACAACCTACAACAGCCATGCGGTGGACTTCGATGGTGATGGTCGCCGCGACATCTGGAGTTCCTCGGCCGATGCCCTGGCCTCCGCCGCCCACTACCTCCAGGCCTCAGGCTGGCACAAAGGCCAACCCGCAGCACTGCAGGTTCAATTGCCGCAGGGCTTCGACTACGCCCACGCGGACGGAGACATCCGTAAACCCGTGGCGCAATGGCAAGCGATGGGCGTGCAAGTCGGCCCGCAAGGCGCGGGCCTCGGCAACGACAGCGCTTCTTTGCTTTTGCCAGCCGGCCACCGCGGACCGGCCTTCCTCGTGCTGGATAACTTCCGCGCCATCCTCAAGTACAACAATTCCTCGTCCTACGCCCTGGCGGTCAGCCTGCTGGGCGAGCGCTTCGATGGCCGTGGCCAGCTCACTGGTAGTTGGCCTCGCGACGAGCGTCCGCTGAGCCGCAGCGAACGAGTGGAGTTGCAGGAGTCCCTGGCCGGTGCCGGCTTCAACCCGGGTGCTGCGGACGGCATCATTGGCGCCAATACCCGCAAGGCGATCCGCGGCTACCAGCAACGCCTGGGCTGGCCGGCAGACGGCTACCCAAACCTGGATCTGCTCAAGCAGTTACGTGAAGGGCGCTGAGGCGCCCAGCCCTTTTTCGCGATAGCACGCGCTCCCGTCTCCAGACGGCTGCGAGCTCGTGCAAACGCCTTTGTGATAAACTGCGCCACCCCTTTTTGCCCCTGCGGCAGCCAACGGAGCCACCAGCGGAGCCAGATTTCCGATGTCCGATACAGACTCGTCCAAACACGTCGCCAGCGGCGAAAAGTTCCGTACTGCTCAGGGCATCACCGCAATCAAGGATGGCCAGAAGCGTCGCGCCTCGGCCGAACCCCAGGTGTTCGAGCCCAAGCCCAAGTGGTTGCGGGTAAAGGCACCGGGCGGCAGCCGCTTCGAGGCGGTCAAGCGCAATGTTGGCGAACATCGCCTCAGCACCGTGTGCCAGGAATCGCATTGCCCGAACATGGGTGAGTGCTGGTCCAACGGCACAGCCACCATCATGCTGATGGGCTCGGTATGCACTCGCGCCTGCCGATTCTGTGCCGTGGACACTGGCAATCCGAATGGCTGGCTGGATCTGGAAGAACCGCAGAACACTGCCAAGTCGGTCGAGCTTATGGCGCTGCGCTACATCGTG
This window contains:
- the leuS gene encoding leucine--tRNA ligase is translated as MHEQYQPREIEAAAQAHWDAHKSFEVSEQPGKDTFYCLSMFPYPSGKLHMGHVRNYTIGDVIARYQRMLGKNVLQPMGWDAFGMPAENAAMKNNVAPAKWTYENIDYMKTQLKSLGLAIDWSREVTTCKPDYYRWEQWLFTKLFEKGVIYRKNGTVNWDPADQTVLANEQVIDGRGWRSGALVEKREIPMYYFKITAYADELLSSLDDLDGWPEQVKTMQRNWIGKSRGMEVSFPYDQASIGQAGAMKVFTTRPDTLLGATYVAVAAEHPLATLAVQKLPAAQAAELQAFIDECKRGGVAEADIATQEKKGLPTPLFVEHPLTGEKLPVWVANYVLMNYGEGAVMAVPAHDERDFAFAHKYNLPIKSVVRTSSGDENPAPWQDAYGEHGQLINSGEFDGLDYQGAFDAIEVALQKKGLGQARTQFRLRDWGISRQRYWGCPIPIIHCPSCGDVPVPEDQLPVVLPEDVVPDGAGSPLAKMPEFYACSCPKCGTAAKRETDTMDTFVESSWYFARYASPNYDKGMVDPAAANHWLPVDQYIGGIEHAILHLLYARFFHKLMRDQGLVSSDEPFKNLLTQGMVVAETYYRVAANGGKDWFNPADVEVERDAKAKIIGARLKTDGLPVEIGGTEKMSKSKNNGVDPQAMIDAYGADTCRLFMMFASPPDMSLEWSDSGVEGASRFLRRVWRLAQSHVAAGLPSALDRSVLNDEQKGVHRAIHLAIKQASQDIGQHHKFNTAIAAVMTLMNVLEKAPQASAEDRALLQEGLETIALLLAPITPHISHELWRELGHTGAVIDAAWPTVDEAALVQDSLQLVVQVNGKLRGHIEVPADASREAVEAAARANENVLRFTDGLTIRKVIVVPGKLVNIVAN
- the lptE gene encoding LPS assembly lipoprotein LptE, which encodes MKKRNLLVLGLTVLLSACGFQLRGTGDAKFALDELDVTARNQYGQTIKEMREALENNGVNVHAGAPYTLVLAREDETQRTATYTSGARSAEYELTKTLQYEIRGNNDLLLMNDKLTVQKYYVFDSNNLIGSDQEAAQLRVEMRQEMIQQMLMRLQLITPAQLDQLQQTAEAKAQAEAEAMEAARQAEKARQPQQSPLQLPIQ
- the holA gene encoding DNA polymerase III subunit delta gives rise to the protein MKLNPAQLGKHLQGQLAPVYVVSGDEPLLCQEACDAIRASVRAQDFSERQVFNAEANFDWGLLLEAGASLSLFAEKRLLELRLPSGKPGDKGASALLEYLSRPPEDTVLLLSLPKLDGSTQKTKWAKALIDGPDAQFIQIWPIEAHNLPQWIRQRLSQAGLAANQEAVDLIAARVEGNLLAAAQEIEKLKLLADGGQVDAATVQAAVADSARFDVFGLIDAALNGEPAHTLRSLEGLRGEGVEPPVILWALARELRLLGGLAQQYSQGVPLEKAFAAARPPVWDKRRPLVTRALQRHPASRWNQLLQDAQRIDAQIKGQAPGDPWNGLARLALLLAGQRLPLAAE
- the arfA gene encoding alternative ribosome rescue factor ArfA, which translates into the protein MAKKRKPGAPDRAKSLVAQPLFRCRQEKPMKGKGSYRREASQDWEASSLIAV
- a CDS encoding lytic murein transglycosylase encodes the protein MFDAPVPGLMFRSLAVASALTLLSSCADAPAQKSATTPLPQASQPASKPAATPAQIPVQMPAISFNAWRDGFRRQALAQGIDASTFDRAFAGITPDPSVITADRSQPEFTRPVWEYLEGAISPYRVRKGQALITEHAATLDAIEQRFGVDREPLVAIWGMESSFGQFMGDKSVIRSLATLAYEGRRPEFAHAQLLAALQILQHGDIQPGSMLGSWAGAMGQTQFIPTTYNSHAVDFDGDGRRDIWSSSADALASAAHYLQASGWHKGQPAALQVQLPQGFDYAHADGDIRKPVAQWQAMGVQVGPQGAGLGNDSASLLLPAGHRGPAFLVLDNFRAILKYNNSSSYALAVSLLGERFDGRGQLTGSWPRDERPLSRSERVELQESLAGAGFNPGAADGIIGANTRKAIRGYQQRLGWPADGYPNLDLLKQLREGR